A segment of the Romboutsia sp. 13368 genome:
TTGTTCTAATGCATCTAATTTATCATTGTATTTTACATTTTGTTCAAGTATGTTAAGTGATAAGCATACTTCATCGAAGTATTCATGATTCACTATCTTGTACCAAATTTCTTTTTCTTCATGCCATGATTTTGACAAGTCTTTTATATTATTAGATGCTTCATCAAGTTTGTCTTCTTCAATATAGTTTTCAATAACTTCAATATCAGTTTTAAATTTATCAGTAAAGTCATTAATTTTATTTTCAGAATAAATTCCTAAACTTATAAATAATAACGTCCATATAATAACGGCAATAACTTGTTTCATATTATGCTCACCTCATCTAGTCCTTTTTCTCTGTATAAAAATTTCATCATTTTCATCGATTATACAGATTAAAACATCTTTAATAGCTTTTATGTTATTATCTTCTAAGATTCTTGAAACCCACTTATCATCTTTATTTAATTCTTTTAAGTTATCTTTTGCAATTTTGCCATCGATTATAACTGGAAGAGGTAAATGTTTAAAATCACTTGTTTTACTAGAGTCATAAGAAGCTGATGGAACTATACTTAAGTTTCCATCTGTTTCTAGTATTGCATATTGTACATCCTTAATATTAAAATATCCTTGAGTACGTAATTCTTCAAGTAACTCTTCAATAGATACACGCTCTTTTTTTAATTGTTTATAATTTAATTTAGATTTACTTATAAGAACAGTAGGGCTACCAGATAAAAATTTACTAATAGTTCTACTTTTTAAGGCTATAAAAGAAATTAAAATTTCTATGAATACAAGTCCTGTAATAGATGCAATTCCATATATCATAGGAATAGAATTGTCTTGCATGGGAATTGCGGCAACTTCAGCAATAAGTAGTGTTATTACTAAGTCAAAAGCATTCATTTCAGCTATTTCGCCTTTACCCATAATTCTTAAAGCTATTAAAACAGCTATATATAAAATTATACTTCTAATAAAAACAACAAGCATTTTATCACCTCTAAAAACAGTATATAAACTAGTATACCCAAATCAAAAACTTAGATACTTAAATACAAAATGATATCTTTAAAATAATGGTAGAATTTGATATAATATGACTTACTTAGTATTAAGGAGGTTAGGATTATGAGCAAAAGAAAACAAGTACAAGTTCCTATAGAGAAAATACAAGAACAAGATAGATTTATAGAAGCAATAGCAGAAAAAAATAACAGATTTTATGCAATACATCAAACAAAACCAAAATATATGATACAAACTTTTGGATGTCAAATGAATGAGCATGACTCAGAAAAGTTATGTGCAATGCTTGATGACATGGGATATCAAAGAACTGTGCTTGCTGCAGAGTGTGACCTTATAATATATAATACTTGTGCAGTAAGAGAAAATGCAGAGCTTAAAGTTTATGGAAACTTAGGTCAATTAAAGTTTAATAAGCGTAAAAATCCAGATTTAAAAATAGCAGTTTGTGGATGTATGATGCAACAACCTCACGTTGTTAAAGAATTAAAATCTAAATACAACCATGTTGATTTAGTATTTGGAACACATAACCTTTATAAATTCCCAGAATTATTAGCATCATCAATGGATTCTGAAAAAATGTTAGTAGATGTTTGGGATGTTGATGGAGAAGTTGTAGAAGGTCTTAGAAGTAGTAGAAAATTCGAACTTAAAGCCTTTGTAAATATAATGTATGGATGTAATAAYTTCTGTACTTACTGTATAGTACCATATACTAGAGGTAGAGAAAGAAGTAGAACTGTTGAAGATATAGTAAATGAAATAAAAGAATTAGTTGCAAATGGAACTAAGGAAATAACATTACTAGGTCAAAATGTAGATTCATACGGTAAAACTTTAGATAATCCTGTAACATTTGCAGAACTTTTAAGAATAGTAAATGAAATAGACGGATTAGAAAGAATAAGATTTATGACATCTCACCCTAAAGATATATCTGATGAGGTTATATATGCTATAAGAGATTGTGATAAAGTATGTGAATTTATACATTTACCAGTACAATGTGGAAGTACAAGCTTACTTAAGAAAATGAACAGACACTATAGTAAAGAATACTATCTAGAAATAATAGAAAAAGCTAAGAAAGAAATACCTGATATAGCATTTTCAACTGATCTTATGATAGGATTCCCTGGCGAAACTGAAGAAGATTTACTAGACACTATAGATGTAGTTAGAAAAGTAAAATATGATGCTGCATTTACATTTATATACTCAAAGAGAGAAGGAACTCCAGCTGCAAAGATGGAAAATCAAATACCTGAAGATGTAAAACATGAAAGATTTAACAGAGTATTAGCTGCAGTAAATGAAGAAATAGCTAAAATAAATGAAAGCTACCAAGATAGAGTTGTTGAAGTTTTAGTTGAAGGAAAAAGCAAAACTGATGAAAATGTATTAACTGGTAGAACTAGACAAAATAAACTTGTAAACTTTACAGGTGGAAGTGAAGATTTAGTTGGTAAATTAGTTAATGTTAAAATAACATCACCAAAAACATTCTCATTACAAGGAGAATTAGTTAAGTAATAAAAAATGTGCCTTAGATATTTAAGGCACATTTTTTATTATGCGTCTAGAAATTCTAAAAAGTTTTCTAATATTTTAGCCGTTATACCCCATATTACATAGTHTTTAATATTWWAKWAWTAWWARWKAATWWRWKATWWAMMWMWTCWWWTTKAARRTAKTTWTWWATWAAATCACNNNNNNNNNNNNNNNNNNNNNNNNNNNNNNNNNNNNNNTCTTTATATTTATAAAATAAAACTTTATAGTTACTAGTAGCAAATTTATAATCCTTTTTATTAGGAATGATATCATAAGGAAAATTTTCATTTGGGATAACTTGAACCTCATTATTATAAAGTGAAGGCTCATATTTTAATATATATGATACTGGAACTAAGAAAATATGATCAACTTCATCTTTATTTATATTAAGATTATCTATATCATTTATATATCCGACAAAAGGATGAATTATCATATTTCCAGGTGTTATAAGTAAATCTAGTGGGGATATAATATTTATGTTTTCTTTATACGTTCCAAGTTCTTCACAAGTTTCTCTTATAACTGCATCAAGAGGACTTTCATTATTTTCTATTTTACCTCCAGGAAAAGATATTTCATTAGGTTGTGTTTTTAAATTTTTAGATCTTAATTCAAATAATATATAATGAGAATTATCTTTTTTTACTATTGGTATCAAAACTGAAGCTCTTTTCATATCCTTATATCCATTTATATAAGGTTTATAGTTTTCAAGTTTATTTTTTAAATCTTCTATCATATAATTACTCCTTTGTTTTACAATATAATACTATATTATATGCAAATTTTAATAAATTTGATAGAAAAAGCATTATGATTGTAGATTATTTTTTATCTCATATGTATAATAGAAATTAGCTAGATAATAAGGGAGAGACATAGATGAAATTATATGCAAATGAAGATGGAATATATATAAACATACCAAGTGATATGGTAGATAAAATAAATGAAGAAAATACATTACTAAAGGATTATATAAGAATATATAAAAATATAGATAAATTAAAAGAGTATATAAGTAAATATTTATTTGAAAAAGACACTGTTATAACTCAAAAAAATATTGGGGACTTATTACTTAATATAAAATCAGAAGAAAATTTAGATAAAGTCATAGATTATATAAATATAGATATAAATTCATTAGAAGAAAAATTTAAAATGCTAAGTATACATTTAGGAATAGATATAGATGATATAAATCAAGCTAGAGAAGATATTAAAAATGAATATATAAATACTTCGTATAATGAAGAATTTGTAGTTGATAAAGATTATATAGATGAAATAATAAAATATATAAAAGATGAAAATATGTATTCTTTAAAAGAAAAATCTAGATATGGAACTATAAAAGTTGATGGAAATTTAACATCAATAGAAGATATAAATGATTTAAATGAAGAAGAAATTGGTGGTGTATATAGCCCTATACTTGTTATATATAGACCGGCTAAATATTTAAGAGGAAGTTATATACTAGAAGATACTTCTTATGTATATATAAAGAGACAGCCACTACATGCACTTATAAATCAAGAAAAGCTTAATGAAAAAGGTATGGATGGAATGGGAAGTATTGTATATAAAAAGTTAAAGCATGATCTTACAAATGAAAATTTACAAGAAATATTAGCAGAAATATATATATATGCAAATAAAAATAACTTAAACTTTGAAAATATAAAACTATCAGATATAAGTGCAAATAGATTATGGCTTACAGGTGATAGACTTAAAAAAGAATTTAAAGAACTTAGATATTATCATAAAAACTTAACTCAAAAGATAAAAGATATATATGACTCTACAGGTGCTTATTATACACAAATAGGTGGAAAATACGTATTTAATACAAGAGATTTTGCACATTGTTACAAAACATATAAATCAAAAGACATAAATGGATAAATTTGATTAAAATAAATTATAAATAGAAAATAGAATTTAAATAATTTTCGAAAGATAAAAAAGTATTTAAGTTTTATAAAAGACCTTATATAGAATTATATTATAATTCTATATAAGGTCTTTAGTTTACATAATATAATTACTATATAGAATAAAAACTATAATTTTTCATATTATAATAAGCAATGATGACAGTTTGGAGGTAAGTAAATGATTAGAAAAGCAAAGTTAAGTGATTTAGAAGATATAATGTATATAA
Coding sequences within it:
- a CDS encoding DUF421 domain-containing protein, encoding MLVVFIRSIILYIAVLIALRIMGKGEIAEMNAFDLVITLLIAEVAAIPMQDNSIPMIYGIASITGLVFIEILISFIALKSRTISKFLSGSPTVLISKSKLNYKQLKKERVSIEELLEELRTQGYFNIKDVQYAILETDGNLSIVPSASYDSSKTSDFKHLPLPVIIDGKIAKDNLKELNKDDKWVSRILEDNNIKAIKDVLICIIDENDEIFIQRKRTR
- a CDS encoding DUF4363 family protein; this encodes MKQVIAVIIWTLLFISLGIYSENKINDFTDKFKTDIEVIENYIEEDKLDEASNNIKDLSKSWHEEKEIWYKIVNHEYFDEVCLSLNILEQNVKYNDKLDALEQVETIKMLLNNILESEKCDLNHIF
- a CDS encoding NUDIX hydrolase; amino-acid sequence: MIEDLKNKLENYKPYINGYKDMKRASVLIPIVKKDNSHYILFELRSKNLKTQPNEISFPGGKIENNESPLDAVIRETCEELGTYKENINIISPLDLLITPGNMIIHPFVGYINDIDNLNINKDEVDHIFLVPVSYILKYEPSLYNNEVQVIPNENFPYDIIPNKKDYKFATSNYKVLFYKYK
- the miaB gene encoding tRNA (N6-isopentenyl adenosine(37)-C2)-methylthiotransferase MiaB, with the translated sequence MSKRKQVQVPIEKIQEQDRFIEAIAEKNNRFYAIHQTKPKYMIQTFGCQMNEHDSEKLCAMLDDMGYQRTVLAAECDLIIYNTCAVRENAELKVYGNLGQLKFNKRKNPDLKIAVCGCMMQQPHVVKELKSKYNHVDLVFGTHNLYKFPELLASSMDSEKMLVDVWDVDGEVVEGLRSSRKFELKAFVNIMYGCNNFCTYCIVPYTRGRERSRTVEDIVNEIKELVANGTKEITLLGQNVDSYGKTLDNPVTFAELLRIVNEIDGLERIRFMTSHPKDISDEVIYAIRDCDKVCEFIHLPVQCGSTSLLKKMNRHYSKEYYLEIIEKAKKEIPDIAFSTDLMIGFPGETEEDLLDTIDVVRKVKYDAAFTFIYSKREGTPAAKMENQIPEDVKHERFNRVLAAVNEEIAKINESYQDRVVEVLVEGKSKTDENVLTGRTRQNKLVNFTGGSEDLVGKLVNVKITSPKTFSLQGELVK